A window of Selenomonas ruminantium subsp. lactilytica TAM6421 contains these coding sequences:
- a CDS encoding TIGR03905 family TSCPD domain-containing protein yields the protein MSTYEYKTQGTCSKKITVELEGKIIKAVKFEGGCAGNLSGISKLVVGMDIDHVIERFAGNTCGPRPTSCPDQLAIALKEAYAAQQAG from the coding sequence ATGAGCACATATGAATACAAGACACAGGGAACCTGCAGCAAGAAGATTACGGTAGAACTGGAGGGAAAAATCATCAAAGCTGTCAAGTTTGAGGGCGGCTGTGCCGGCAATCTGTCCGGTATTTCCAAACTGGTCGTGGGCATGGATATTGACCATGTGATCGAGCGGTTTGCCGGCAATACCTGCGGCCCCCGGCCGACCTCCTGCCCGGACCAGCTGGCCATTGCCCTGAAGGAAGCTTATGCAGCCCAGCAGGCAGGCTG
- a CDS encoding zinc ribbon domain-containing protein has product MICKKCGCIVETGAKVCTFCGEQAEVSSDDLLNTFAGDRAAEDIRAHIPTLVGLHELAEVPVDKERLIGELQRLQGYFSRIRGKYATLGDLWLMQSQNGEPKLGNYTLGGFLATLFFYLILTGFVPGVTWTFFFVVWLGATSITYIQAGKAYERRKAQLEADIRGVENEVRSYYNQADHCFLPLDYSDPQIIRELIVGITNGTITSFREYKVQG; this is encoded by the coding sequence ATGATTTGCAAGAAATGCGGCTGCATAGTGGAAACCGGAGCAAAGGTCTGTACCTTCTGCGGGGAGCAGGCGGAAGTCAGCAGTGACGATCTGCTGAACACCTTTGCCGGAGACCGTGCAGCGGAAGACATCCGCGCCCATATACCGACGCTGGTAGGGCTGCATGAGCTGGCGGAAGTGCCGGTGGACAAGGAACGGCTGATTGGTGAGCTGCAGCGCTTGCAGGGATATTTTTCCCGCATCCGGGGCAAGTATGCCACCCTGGGGGATCTGTGGCTGATGCAGTCCCAGAATGGCGAGCCTAAATTGGGCAATTATACGCTGGGCGGCTTTTTGGCCACGTTGTTCTTCTACCTGATCCTCACGGGATTTGTCCCGGGGGTTACCTGGACTTTCTTCTTTGTGGTCTGGCTGGGGGCGACGAGTATCACGTACATTCAGGCGGGCAAAGCTTATGAACGGCGCAAGGCCCAGTTGGAAGCAGATATCCGGGGCGTGGAGAACGAAGTGCGCAGCTATTACAATCAGGCCGATCACTGCTTCCTGCCGCTGGATTATTCAGATCCGCAGATTATCCGGGAGCTGATTGTCGGGATAACCAATGGAACCATCACTTCTTTCCGGGAATATAAAGTTCAAGGTTGA
- a CDS encoding MATE family efflux transporter, whose protein sequence is MLNTRDMDMLHGSFWDKLIIFAIPLALTGVLQQLFNAADVAVLGQFVGKNAMAAVGNNISVIGILVNLFMGLSLGANVIIARFIGAKKPEKVGTAVQTSFGLAVIIGFLLLAVGELMAAPIINWLEVPAEVEAMAETYLRVYLLGLPFIGVYNFEAAILRARGDTRTPLIALAVASVVNIALDLLFVSWGWGVMGVALGTIIAMGVSSFILFWSLTHSQDILRLQFKDFAFDRKMLREIAAIGLPAGIQGMVFSFSNILIQAAVNSLGPDAMAASAAAFAIEVNVYCFLNAFAQATTTFVSQNYGAGNLPRCFQITKVGMLLDIAFTLCMGAIVIVFAREFLAIFNADETVVELGILRFWYIVAPEFLQVFIDVLSGALRGYGFSLPPALLALVGICGVRITWLYTLFPASPTYGTLMACYPVSWLITGIFIGILYRYCRGHIKLIRV, encoded by the coding sequence ATGTTGAATACACGGGACATGGACATGCTTCATGGCTCATTTTGGGATAAGCTGATTATTTTTGCCATCCCGCTGGCCTTGACGGGGGTTCTGCAGCAGCTCTTCAATGCCGCAGATGTGGCGGTGCTGGGACAGTTCGTGGGCAAGAATGCCATGGCGGCGGTGGGGAACAATATCTCCGTCATCGGCATCCTGGTCAATCTTTTTATGGGGCTGTCCTTGGGCGCTAATGTCATAATCGCCCGGTTTATCGGGGCGAAAAAACCGGAGAAAGTCGGCACGGCAGTGCAGACTTCCTTTGGCTTGGCAGTGATCATCGGCTTCCTGCTGCTGGCCGTGGGGGAGCTTATGGCCGCCCCCATCATCAATTGGCTGGAGGTACCTGCCGAGGTGGAGGCCATGGCCGAAACATATCTGCGGGTGTATCTTTTGGGCCTGCCCTTTATCGGTGTCTATAACTTTGAAGCAGCGATACTCCGGGCCAGAGGCGATACCCGTACCCCATTGATTGCCCTGGCCGTGGCCAGCGTGGTCAACATCGCTTTGGACCTGCTCTTTGTCAGCTGGGGCTGGGGCGTCATGGGCGTGGCCTTGGGCACGATCATCGCCATGGGGGTAAGTTCCTTTATCCTCTTTTGGTCCCTCACGCATTCGCAGGATATCCTGCGTCTGCAGTTCAAGGATTTTGCCTTTGACCGGAAAATGCTGCGGGAGATTGCAGCCATCGGCCTGCCCGCCGGGATTCAGGGCATGGTCTTTTCCTTTTCCAACATCCTCATCCAGGCGGCGGTGAACAGTCTGGGGCCGGATGCTATGGCGGCTTCGGCGGCGGCCTTTGCCATCGAGGTCAATGTCTACTGTTTCCTGAACGCCTTCGCCCAGGCGACCACGACCTTTGTGAGCCAGAATTACGGGGCAGGGAATCTGCCGCGCTGTTTCCAGATCACCAAGGTGGGCATGCTGCTGGATATTGCCTTCACCCTGTGTATGGGGGCAATCGTCATCGTGTTTGCCCGGGAGTTCCTGGCGATATTCAATGCGGATGAAACGGTGGTGGAATTGGGAATCCTCCGTTTCTGGTACATTGTGGCACCGGAATTCCTGCAGGTTTTCATCGATGTGCTGTCCGGAGCGCTGCGGGGCTATGGCTTCTCCCTGCCGCCGGCGCTTTTGGCCCTGGTGGGCATCTGTGGCGTGCGCATCACCTGGCTCTACACCCTGTTTCCGGCCAGCCCCACCTATGGCACCCTGATGGCCTGCTATCCGGTGAGCTGGCTCATAACGGGCATCTTCATCGGCATCCTGTATCGTTACTGCCGGGGACATATCAAGCTGATCCGGGTATAA
- a CDS encoding mechanosensitive ion channel family protein produces the protein MSWIDWTHLLEMLIVPFCILIAALTAGIMLNRMIKQRMMKRLTAEETTWQSIFINALQGVPISFCLVVGLYWIVNTIDIIEPLVKIFSYILFTVIILTITRVIARTVSGVIDMQIERSQQKMPKTTLLNAIVNGIIYAMGILVVLQYYGISIAPILTALGVGGMAVALALQETLANIFSGLHLILSKQLRLGDYVHLSSGEEGRVTDITWRFTTIVPVGEGNMVVIPNQKIASSIITNYSMPRHDILIKIPVGVAYNSDLEKVEEVTLDVARQVLTQLNERLDKDRQPAVRFYNFGDSSIDFNVLLHSARFDNQFLLKHEFIKALTKRFREEGIEIPFPIRTIVQQ, from the coding sequence ATGAGCTGGATTGACTGGACTCATCTTTTAGAAATGCTGATCGTACCCTTTTGTATCCTGATTGCTGCCCTCACCGCCGGCATCATGCTGAACCGCATGATCAAGCAGCGGATGATGAAGCGCCTGACTGCAGAGGAAACCACCTGGCAGTCCATCTTCATCAACGCCCTGCAGGGCGTGCCCATCTCCTTCTGCCTGGTGGTGGGGCTCTACTGGATCGTCAACACCATTGACATCATCGAACCGTTGGTCAAGATTTTTTCCTACATATTATTTACGGTGATCATCCTGACCATCACCCGAGTTATCGCCCGGACGGTCAGCGGCGTCATCGATATGCAGATTGAGCGCTCCCAGCAGAAAATGCCCAAGACCACGCTGCTGAACGCCATTGTCAACGGCATCATCTATGCCATGGGCATTCTTGTGGTGCTCCAATACTACGGCATTTCCATTGCCCCCATCCTCACCGCCCTGGGTGTCGGTGGTATGGCCGTGGCCCTGGCCCTGCAGGAAACCCTGGCCAATATCTTCTCGGGCCTGCATCTCATCCTCTCCAAACAGCTGCGGCTCGGCGATTACGTCCATCTGAGCTCCGGTGAGGAAGGCCGCGTCACGGACATCACCTGGCGTTTCACGACCATCGTTCCCGTAGGCGAGGGCAATATGGTGGTCATCCCGAATCAGAAGATCGCCTCCTCCATCATCACCAACTACAGCATGCCCCGCCACGATATCCTCATCAAGATCCCCGTAGGCGTGGCCTATAACAGCGATCTGGAAAAGGTGGAGGAAGTCACCCTCGACGTGGCCCGGCAGGTACTGACGCAGCTCAACGAACGACTGGACAAGGACCGCCAGCCCGCCGTGCGCTTCTACAACTTTGGCGACAGCAGCATCGACTTCAACGTCCTGCTGCACTCCGCCCGCTTTGACAATCAGTTTCTGCTCAAGCATGAATTCATCAAGGCCCTGACCAAACGATTCCGTGAGGAAGGCATTGAAATCCCCTTCCCCATCCGCACCATCGTCCAACAATAA
- the nrdD gene encoding anaerobic ribonucleoside-triphosphate reductase translates to MMVNDVAVTVDGLSDVTEAEIAQYIGYVEEQTNEKLNELTLTPAADGQIHLDYVLQPQKFERIRRITGYLVGTIDRWNDAKRAEEHDRVKHTIMH, encoded by the coding sequence ATGATGGTAAATGATGTAGCAGTAACTGTTGATGGTCTCAGCGATGTGACGGAGGCAGAAATCGCCCAGTACATCGGCTATGTGGAAGAGCAGACCAACGAAAAACTGAATGAACTGACGCTGACGCCGGCCGCTGACGGTCAGATCCATCTGGACTATGTGCTGCAGCCCCAGAAGTTCGAGCGCATCCGCCGCATCACGGGTTATCTCGTGGGCACTATCGACCGCTGGAACGATGCCAAGCGGGCGGAAGAACATGACCGCGTAAAGCATACCATCATGCACTGA
- the nrdG gene encoding anaerobic ribonucleoside-triphosphate reductase activating protein, which translates to MKIRIAGIVEESIVDGDGLRLTVFTQGCPHHCPGCHNPATHPATGGRDADTDEILPLIDANPLLDGITFSGGEPFLQPAPLTKLARQAHARGLDVWSYTGFTLEDLLSRNNPAIDALLKEIDVLVDGRYEEKLRDLTLNFRGSANQRVIDMNAYRKTGIIKTLY; encoded by the coding sequence ATGAAGATTCGCATTGCAGGCATTGTGGAAGAATCCATCGTCGATGGTGACGGCCTGCGGCTCACGGTCTTTACCCAGGGCTGCCCGCACCATTGCCCCGGCTGCCATAATCCCGCCACACACCCTGCCACCGGCGGCAGGGATGCCGATACCGATGAGATTCTCCCCCTTATCGACGCTAACCCCCTGCTCGACGGCATCACCTTCAGCGGCGGCGAGCCCTTCCTGCAGCCTGCTCCCCTGACAAAACTAGCCCGCCAGGCCCATGCCCGCGGGCTTGATGTATGGAGCTACACCGGCTTCACGCTGGAAGACCTGCTATCCAGGAACAATCCCGCCATCGATGCTTTATTGAAGGAAATCGATGTGCTGGTAGATGGCCGTTACGAGGAGAAACTGCGGGATCTGACACTGAACTTCCGTGGCTCTGCCAATCAAAGAGTCATCGATATGAACGCCTATCGCAAAACCGGCATCATAAAAACCCTATACTAA
- a CDS encoding universal stress protein, producing MMKNILVPVDGSEGSDRAVAEAIAMAEICEAKLNFLYVANINQLAINACLSDAILEAVTKAGNVILDRAMEMVPSGIEKEAYSETGSPAVVILDFAASNDIDLIIMGSRGLGIVKGVLLGSVSQYIVEQAKCPVLVVK from the coding sequence ATGATGAAAAATATTCTTGTGCCGGTAGATGGTTCGGAAGGTTCGGACCGTGCGGTAGCAGAGGCCATTGCCATGGCAGAGATCTGCGAGGCAAAGCTGAACTTCCTCTATGTGGCCAATATCAATCAGCTGGCCATCAATGCCTGCCTGTCCGATGCCATTCTCGAAGCAGTCACGAAGGCTGGCAATGTGATCCTGGACCGGGCCATGGAAATGGTACCCTCCGGAATCGAGAAGGAAGCTTATTCTGAAACCGGCTCGCCGGCCGTAGTGATCCTGGATTTTGCAGCCTCGAATGATATTGACCTGATCATCATGGGCAGCCGTGGCCTGGGAATCGTGAAGGGCGTACTGCTGGGCAGTGTCAGCCAGTATATCGTGGAACAGGCAAAATGCCCTGTTCTGGTTGTGAAATGA
- a CDS encoding universal stress protein, giving the protein MKLSRILVPVDASDTSSRALKFAINLAEEMEARLDVLHVTYFTSETDAQEDTWLPDDVVGDVRSDEVATQAMIKRCVPENFKYEYHCRTGMPVEEILQFAEESLPDLIVTGGRGLGVVEGFFAGSVSQELVERAQTAVMVVK; this is encoded by the coding sequence ATGAAGTTATCCCGTATTTTGGTGCCGGTGGACGCGTCGGATACTTCCAGCCGGGCGCTGAAGTTCGCCATCAATCTGGCTGAAGAGATGGAAGCCAGGCTCGATGTGCTCCATGTGACGTATTTCACCAGCGAAACGGATGCACAGGAGGATACCTGGCTGCCGGATGATGTCGTCGGGGATGTGCGCAGCGATGAGGTGGCGACGCAGGCCATGATCAAGCGATGTGTGCCGGAGAATTTCAAGTATGAATACCACTGCCGTACGGGGATGCCGGTGGAGGAAATCCTGCAATTTGCCGAGGAAAGCCTGCCGGATCTCATCGTGACCGGCGGCCGGGGCTTAGGCGTCGTGGAAGGCTTCTTTGCCGGCAGTGTCAGTCAGGAATTGGTGGAGCGGGCCCAAACGGCTGTAATGGTGGTTAAATGA